A region of the Leptospirillum ferriphilum genome:
CCGAGAGGGTCTCCGTTAAAAAAGTCCCATCGTTTTCCGAGCGTCTGGGCAAGATAGGGTTCCAGGTGATCTCGCAAAAATGGCACCATGAACGTAATGCCGAACGCCCCAAAGACAATGGAGGGGATCCCTGCCAGCATCTCCATGAGCGTTGAAACGATTCCGGACAGCCATGGCGGGGCGTAGTCCGAGAGGAACAAGGCTGAAAAGATGGCAACCGGAATCGATGTGATCATGGCGATTCCCGTCACCCACAATGTCCCGACAAGATAGGGAAAGGCGCCGAAAATCTTGCGATTGGGGTTCCATGCGCTCGACCACAGGAAAGAAAGTCCGAACCGGTGAATGGAAGGCCAGGCCGCCACAAGACAAACCAGAAGAACCACGCCAAAAAGGGCCAGGATCGAGATTCCCCCGCCTTTCAAAATCCACCCGAAAAGGCGTTCCGACCGACCTGCCAGGTCCTGTTCGTCCCGCACTTCCGGACGACCTTCCACCTCGTCCGATGGTTTGGGAATCTCTTGCCTCACCGTTTCAGGGGTTTCCAAGATCAACTCCCGTGCTGTTTTCCCGTCCATTAACCATGACCATTTCAAGGTGTCTTTTTTCGAGACCGGCATTCAGAAAGTCTTTTTCGACGATGTCCCCAAACGCAGGGCCGGACATCTCCCTGCACAGGAGTTGTCCGGCCTGTTTCATCTCTTCTTTCCTGCATACGCGAAAAGTCAACTGTTCGAGTCCGGCAAACGTTATCCGGGAGATCGTTCGTTAAACCCGTTCCCGGGAAGAAGCCGGTTGATGATTTTGTCCAGACGTGGCTTGAGCGGACGGAAAGGAAGAGGAGCAAAGCCGCTCTTGACGGTATACTTAGGTGCCTGGCCTTTCGTCAGGGCCCACATCAAAAGATTCCGGACATCTTTCATTGTTCCTGCATCCAGATTCGTATTGATCATCCAGAATTCGAAGTTCGCATCCGGATAGACGTTTTTTCCATGAATATTCCAGACAATCGACCGGTTGAAGTCGTCGGGAAAGCTGGGGTCCTTCAAGGCCGCATGTCCTGCCGCCCTGATCGTGTCAACGGAACCCCGGACAAACTCTCCATCCAGATTTTTCAGGGCACCGGTCGTCAGGTGGTATTCCATCACCCATCCCAGACCGACGTAACCAATGGAGCCGGGAGAAGACATGACGGCTGCAACAACCGCATCACTCCCGTTGTACCCGGATCCGACCGGCCAGGCGGGGGACATATCCCGACCGACCTGGTTATACCATTCCCGGGAGGTCTGGTTCAGATAATCGGTAAAGACAAAGGTTGTGCCGGAAGCGTCTGCCCGGTGAACCACCCGGATCCGGGTATGGGGAAGATGCACGGAAGGATTGAGGGCACGGATCTGCCGGTCATTCCAGAAACGGATCTTGCCAAGATAGATGCGGGCCAGGACTTTTCCGTCAAAATTCAGAACGGTCTTCTTGTCCAGACCAGGAATATTGTAAATCACCTGGGCATCGTCAAACGCGATCGGCACGCTCACCAGATTCGTATAACGTTGCCGGAATTCTTTTGTCAGATAGGCGTCACTGGCGCCGACAGTGATATTTCCGTTGGCTGCATTGGCGATGCCGAATCCCGATCCTGTCGACGCGACGGAAATGTGGACACCCGGATGCTGTTTCATATAGGCCAGTGCCCAGACCTGCTCAAGAGGAAAGAGCATCGTCGAGCCAGAGATGGTGATATTGCTGGCCGCCTGGCTTCCGGTGGGCCGGAATGCCCCGACAATCAGAAGATTGCAGAAAAGAAAAGCCGCCATAAGAATGCGTCGTCCGGAAAAACCCCCATCCAGACGGGTCATGCTGCCCATGAATTCCTCCTTTGGGTGTGATAATGGAATATCAATAAAACAATACGGGAAAATGACAGACCTATGACAAAACAGTTACAGAACGTCGGAAGCCTTCTTTTTCCTCCTCTCTGATCTGTTGCTCGTCCCTCATCCGCTCGGCAAAGCGCTGCCGGGCCACCCGGGAAGACCAGTCCAGATAGATCCTGCACGCCTGATGTTCCCCCGACCGGCAAATAACCTCCCGGTAGATTTTCCGGCTTACCGGCCCCATATGCCCTTCGCCCGACAGGACACAAAAAGATTGCGAAGGGCTTCGGGCCTTTCTGAGATGCGGGCAATCGTCCGGACCTCTCCCCCAGACACGGCCGGCATTTTCTTTTTCTGGATGCACAGGAACTCCCTCCTGCTTCAGGTTCATACGCTCGACGCCGGTTTTCCGGCCCTCTCCTGCATTCTCGCCGGAGCAGAGCTCCGGAAACGGTAACCGGTACCCCGGAGTGTTTCGATGAATCGGGGAGAATCGCTCTTTTCCCCCAGTTTTCTCCGGAGAGCCCACATATGAACGTTCAGATTGTGCTCATCCACTTCCCAGGATTCTCCCCAGAGGACTTTCATCAATTCTTCCCTGCGGATCACGACATTTTCATGACTGACGAGATAGACCAGAATGCGAAACTCGATCGGGGTCAGACGGATTTCCCGTCCGTCGATGCGCGTCTCATACCGGTAGGTATCCACAACCAGCTCACCCAGGTCATAGCGTGCTTTCGGCATGGGACCCGAATCGCGTTCCTTTTCGACACGACGGGCCAGTGCATGGACACGGGCCACAAGCTCTCTTGTTGAAAAAGGCTTTGCGAGAAAATCGTCCGCCCCTTCTTCGATCGTCCGGATTTTCCAGTCCGCGTCGGACACGGCGGACAGGGCCAGAATCGGTACCTTTCCGATATTTTTCTGGGACCGGATAAAACGGACAACCTCCACGCCGTCCCGCAAGGGCAACATGATGTCAAGAATGACCAGATCGAGCGTTCCCTGCCCCATAATCCGCCGCAAGACCCAGACGGCCTCTTCCCCGTCCCGGGCGGTCACGACCCGGAACCCTTCCCGGGTCAGGAGATTCCGGCACAACAGCAACAGATCCTCTTCGTCATCGACAATCAGCACCACTGGCATTTCTTGACTCTCTTCCATCGCCCATCCTCCACCCGATCCAAACAGCTCTGGCTCCCGGGGTTCTTCCGGTTGTGCTCATCCTGACAGAAGAACTTTTCGGGTGAATGTCAGGATGATGACAAACGGAAGACAGGAAAACAGGGGAGGGGTTCTTCCCCTCCCCTTCGATCCATTAAAAGAAGTAAAACCAGGACATCATCACCCGGTTGTCGAGGGCCGAGATGCCGGTCGTATACAGCGTATCGTACTGACCGTACTCAAGGCCCGCCCGGACTGCCGGAGTAAAGTCGTGCCAGATATTCACAAACGTAAAGGTATTCCGGGTCCAGGGCGCCAGGTATTTATAGAGCCCGTTCGTCGAACCGGCTCCTCCCAGCGACGTTGCTCCCACCGCATCCGCGATGGACTGGAGGTTGGACGAGTTATCCACGGCGAATCCCAGCGAAATCGACGTGTGGGCATCGTCGGGGAAGTAATATTGCAGATTGACGTTGTAGGTCTGGATGTCCAGGGGAACAAAGGCGTTCCCGTTGGCGAATCCTTCTCCCGCCGGAAGGCCGGGCGACAGGGCCGAACAGGTTGAATTGGGAGGACAGTTGCTGACAAAGTTGTTGGGACCGATGCCGAAGTTCATGTTCGGGAACTGGAAGGCATCCCCCTGTCCCCAGGTGTACTCGGCGGTCAGCGTCAGGTTGTTCCCCGGTTTTCCGTTTCGAACCGGCAGGATGGGGAGCCACAAATCCACCGCTTCGGCCGATGTCCAGGAGTTGAAACCGGAGCTTGGCAAAGCTGTACTAACCTTTGACGTATTGTTCACATCCGTCTGCTGGAAATACCCGTCATAATTTGACTGAATCGCAGAAAATCCCAGAGATGCCGGGAATTGTCCCTTCCCCGTATTTCCGATCATCCCCTCTCCCATCCAGTCGGAATCCGCAATCTTGATCCCTTCCACGAAGGCGGGCATTCCGGAGGCATTGTACTGGGGCATCATGGCGCTGATGGCCGGCTCGACCTTCAGACCGTCCGTGGCATGAATGATCTTGTACCAGCGGGCCTGCGGGAAACGACCGTAGAGGGTTCCCGGGGCCGGAGCGATCTGGACCGAGTTGTAGATGTTATAGGGCTGCCAGCCGAACAGGGACCAATACTGTCCAAGCAGGAAGTTCCCGTATCCGGGAGTCGTGATGTCCATGAAAAAATGGCGGATACGGAAAATCGGATTGGTGAAGTACCCCGTGTTTTCCCCACCGGCCAACGCGTATTGAGACTCTCCCGGATCGGCCAGAAAGTCCATCTCGAGAAGGGCTCGAAGCTTGTAGCCGTGATACACCGGTGAAGACAGCGTAAATCCGATACGGGAGTTGTTGACGTCGAACCCGTAACTCGAAGAGTTGATCGTCTTGCCGAGGGCGTCGTTTCCACCGTTCTGGATTGTCCCGGCATTCGCCGCCCCCCCGTTGAACGGCCAGTTATTGAAGGAGTTGGACGAATCGTACATGGTGTCGAATTCGACAAACCCGTACATCATCGTGGTCCATTTCCCCAGCATCGCTGTATAGCCGGGAGGAGGCATGTCCGGCATCAGGTTCTGAAAGGAGTTGTGAAACTCCGAGTTGTAGCTGTCCGGATCCGTCGGGACAGAACTCCCGGCAGGAGCAGGGGCCGGTGTGCCGGACTGGTTGTTTGCCGTATTACCCTGATGGGAGTAAGGGGTGTCCGGACTCAGATTGTCGGCCATCGAAACAGCCGGCACGCCAAGAGCCAGAAGCCCTGCAACCAGAAGGCCGACGGCCTTCTGAAGTGTTTTACGCATGACGAAAACCTCCTCAAAGAAAGAGTCCAGTGCAACGAATGATCGCTCACAGCCAGCCAGACGCGTGTTCGGGAAACCTGGCCGTTGTGCTTTTTGTGGGTTCGGAACGGGGACCACTTTACGGTACGGTGAAGACCATTTCCTCAAGGAGATGTGACAAAACGGTTAACGGACTCTTCGTGGGACGGGGTCCCGGAAGAGCCCCCGATCGATCAGGGAGAGAAAGGATGGAACGGAATCATTGACAGACCGGAATTCCTTGCGGATGATGAAACAAAGGTCGTGAAGGAGAAAAATCCGTTCATTCCGGGAGAGGACAGCCTGTGGACTTTTCAGAGTTTTCCTGTTTCGGTCTTACCCTATCCTTCATTAAAGGAGAATGACGTATGTCCGTCCTGCTTGAATTCAGCATGAGCCCTCTCGACAAAGGTGAAAGCGTCGGGGACTATGTGGCACGATCCCTGGAAATCATCGACAAAAGCGGCGTCAATTACCGGCTGAATCCGATGGGAACCGTTCTGGAAGGCGACTGGGACACCGTGTTCGGAGTCGTCCGGAAGTGTTACGAACGCATGAGCCAGGACTGCAGCCGGATATCGGTTTCCATCAAGGTGGATGCCCGAAAAAATCAGGAAAACCGGCTTGAAGCCAAAGTCGCTTCCGTGGAAAAGCGTCTGGGAAAATCTCTCCGGAAATCCTGACCTTTTGGGATGACGAAGTTGGAGACGTCCCTTTCGCCCGCCAGCCTTTCAATGATATGATGGCCCCGATTTATGAAAGGCCGGGCTGAAACGATGCTGGCCAAGAATCCCTATTGACCAAGGAACATGCGCACAAGATGGCAAACATTATCATTCTCGGAGCCCAATGGGGGGACGAGGGCAAGGGAAAGATCGTTGATCTTCTGACCGAACGGGCGGACTGCATTGTCCGGTATCAGGGAGGGCATAACGCCGGACACACCCTCGTGGTCGGCGGAGAGAAATTTGTTCTTCATTTGATTCCGGCGGGTATCCTTCACCCGGGCAAAACCTGTGTCATTGGAAACGGTATCGCACTTGACCCCCAGGCCCTGATCGAGGAAATCGACGATCTTGAAAAAAGAGGCATTCCGGTCAAGGACACTCTCAAAATCAGCGATGCCTGCCATCTGATTCTTCCCTATCACCGGGCCATCGACAAGGAATCGGAAAAGCTCAAGGGAACCCGCCGCATCGGGACGACCGGACGGGGAATCGGCCCGGCCTATGTCGACAAGATGGCCCGTATCGGGATCCGGACGGGAGACCTTGCCCATCCGCGCATTTTCCGGGAGAAACTGTCACAGAACCTTCAGGAAATGAACTACCTGATGGAAAAGCTTTTCCGGTCGCACGGATTCGACCTGGAAACGCTCTATAGCGAACTTATGACCCAGGCGGAACGGATTCTCCCTTATGTGACGGATACCTCTCTCTACCTCTGGAAAACCGCCAGAGAGGGAAAATCGCTTCTGTTCGAAGGCGCCCAGGGGACCCTCCTCGACGTGGATCATGGAACCTATCCCTACGTGACCTCCTCGAACGCGTCTGCCGGAGGAGCCCTCACCGGATCCGGCGTCGGTCCCACCCTGATCGACGGGGTCATGGGGGTGACAAAAGCCTATACGACGAGAGTCGGGAGCGGTCCCTTCCCGTCCGAGATTTCCGGACCGGAAGAAGAACGAATCCGCGAGCGGGGACAGGAGTACGGGGCAACAACAGGAAGAGCGAGGAGGTGCGGATGGTTTGACCTTGTTGCCGTGCGTTACGCCGCACGGGTCAATGGGCTGACCGGAATCATCCTGACAAAGATCGACGTCCTCGATCATCTTGAGACGATCCCCGTCTGTACAGGATATCGCATCAAGGACAGAATCGTCTCAGACTTTCCCCATCATGTGGAAGACGTGGAAGCCGCCCGCCCCGTCCTGGAGCATCTTCCGGGCTGGAAAACCTCGACCCGGGGGGTCCGGAAGCTGTCGGATCTTCCCAAAGAGGCCCAGAACTACATTCGGTGGATCGGCGAAAAAGTCGGCGTCCCGGTCGTCATGGTTTCTACCGGATCGGAGAGAAACGAAACCATCCTTCTTCAGGACCCCTTTTCCGCTTCTGCGTAAAGAAGGTCAAACGTCCGGATTGTTTTGACGATCTCGGGGAGCGATGCATCGAACGTCACCCGGAATCCGATGTCGAGGCTTGCGCTTTTCAGGGAACCCAACCGTTCGCCAAAAACCTGGGTGTTCCATTCGATTTTTGGAGGATCCGCCATCGGGTCATCGTGAACCGGACCAAAATCCCGGAGATCCCCCACCTTTTTTTTCCATTGTTCGAAAGCCGAACCATTTTTGGACATCCATCGCCCGAGATTCTTTCTCTCTTCGATCGCCTCGTCCTTCAGAATGAAGCGCACCGAAAGACCCCTCCCTCCGATAAACACACCGGAATGGGCGTAGGCCTTATAGCCTCTTTTCTCGGGGCCAAGAGCAAGCCAGGTCTCCGGGGGTGGATTCACTCTTCGGCGCATGTGGCTTGCCACGTGTGGGTACCAGGAACGCGGTCCCGGTGATTCGTTCAGAAGTTCGGCAAGCCGGGATGCCAATTTCAGGAGCGCCGGCCGGACGTCTCCCCGGATCCGGAGCATCCGCCCCGAAAAATCAGAGATATCAAAAATGGACACCCACTCGGGGAGCAGGTAATCCTGAAGACGCTCAATCGTCTGGACAGACATGCGCAACACGCCCCTTTCCTGAATGAATGCAGTTTTCTCCCTGCAGAACGGAACCTGACCGTTTTGTGTCCAGCCCATCCTACCACACGACTGTCCCCAACGTCCCGTCTGGCTGCCGGAAATCCGGCCCGGAAATTGGGTAACACCATTTCGGGGCAGTCGTGGTACAATGCCTTATTGTGACCTGTCTGACTGAAACGTTGATCCCTGAAGGAGTCCTGTTTTGAGTGCTTCGCATGAATCCTGTGCTGAATATTACCACGAAGATACGAAATACGACCGAAAAACCATCCATCGCTTCCAGTCCCTGGACTTTTCCTCCAAACCGGCCCCTTTCAAGGATTATCAGACGGACAACCCCATCAGCCTGATGCCGTATCTGCCCTTCAACTTTATTCCGTTCACACGAACACCGCTGCCGGAGCCTCCTCCTCAACCGCCCTATCCGTGGGGGCTGGCGGAACTGTCGCAGCTCCTGTTTTTTTCCTACGGCGTCACCGCCATTATCGACTCGCCAAGAACGGAACAGACCTTTCTGAGAGCCGCACCCTCTGCCGGTGGACTGTATCCGGCAGAGGTCTATCTGGCGACACGCGACCTTCCGTTCATCTCGGACGGGATCTTTCACTACAACGGAAAAGACCATACGCTCGCCACCCTCTACGAAGGGAACTTCTGGCCCCGTCTTTCCGCCTGGGCTTTCGACCATCCCTCTTTCGAAGAATCCCATGCCGCCCTGATCCTCACAGGATATTTCGACCGTTCAGCCTGGCGTTACGGGGAAAGAGGATACAGGCGGATTCTTCTCGACACCGGGCATCTTCTGGGGAACATTGTCCTGATGTCCTACCAGACGGGATTTGTCCCCTACCCCCTTTCGGGATTCAACGACCAGGCCATCAATTCCTTCCTGTTTCTGGGAGACCAGAAGGAAGTCGTGCTTGTCGTCGTCCCGTTGGTGCGTCTTCAGGACGCGAGAGACAACAGTCTCTCCCTTCCGTTCTTCCCTTCTCCCGTCGTCTTTCCCTATCATCCACCTGAAAAGCCGGAAACCGGCGATATTTTCAGGGACCTGCACCGGTTTTCCTCTCTCGGAAGCCAGCCTCCGGCCGTCGTGAACACATCCGGACGCGAAAATGAGAAAGTTCTGGGAGAAGACTCCGGGAGCCGTTTTACTCCCCTCTCGGAGCCGATTCCCCTGGAAACCGACTTTCCCGATTTCGAAAATCAGATTCCCAGGGCCCTTCTCACACGCCGGTCGGGACGACAGTTTTCCGGAGAGCCTCTGGACTTTTCACAGCTCTCCACCATCCTGTCTTTTTCCTACAGGGAGATTGATGTCCCGGACTCTTCGGGCACACTTCCGGTGCAACATTTTTTCCAGCCGGAACTCTTCAAGTCCTGGCTCATCGTGAACCAGGTGACGGGTCTCGCGTCCGGCATCTACCTCTACGATCCCCGTGGCGGCCATGTGACCCTTCTGAAAGAAGGAAATTTTCAGGAAGAAATCTATGAAGCCGTGCTTTCACAGGACCTCGGGCGGGATGCTTCCTTTGTCCTGATTCAGACGGCAGACCTGGAATCTTTGGTGATCCAGTACGGAGATCGTGTCTACCGAACCCTGCACATGGACGCGGGACAGATCGGAGAACGAATCAATCTCGCCGCAGTTCACCTTGGCCTCGGCGCCAGCGGCATCGGAGGGTTTTATGACGACGAGGTCACAGATCTCCTGGGTCTTTCCCATCAGACGGCAGTCCTGTACATCACAACCGTCGGCGCTCTTCCGGGTTAATCGGCCGGGACCTGGGCATCCGGGGACTTTTCTTTTCCTATGACTCTTTCCCGGATCTGGACAAAGGCCGAAACCCGGCGACTGAGAACCATCCTGACCGTCCTTGTTAAATATGGATTTCAGGACGTGGTGGGCTTTCTCCGACTGGAGCCTCTTGTCTCGCTGGGACGGAAACTTTCCCGCTCCTCCGTCCTGAACACACTGCCAAGACCCGTCCGGTTGCGGATGGCCCTCGAAGAGCTGGGCCCGGCTGCCATCAAGCTGGGACAGATTCTTTCGAGCCGGGCCGACCTGTTTCCTCCCGAGTTTCTGGCCGAATTTCAGAAGCTCCAGGACAACCTTCCCCCTATCCCTCCCGACAGGCTGGACAAAGCCGTTGAAGAAGCGCTCAAACGCCCGATCGACAGCGTGTTTTCCGAATTCGACCGCCATCCCGTCGCCCAGGCTTCCATCTCCCAGGTCCATCGCGCCAGACTCCATTCGGGCGAAACGGTTGCCGTCAAAATCCGCCGTCCCGGCATTCTGGACTCCGTCGAACCCGATTTGCGGATTCTGGGTTTCCTGTCGGATCTCGTCGAACGCAATATTGAAGACATGAAGGTCTTTCGGCCACGCGCGTTGGCCCGTCAATACATCCGGACGCTCAGAAAAGAGCTGGACTTCACCCACGAAGCCAGGAACATGGAGCGAGCCCGAAAAAATTTTCGGGACGAGCCTTCTCTTGTGATCCCGAAGCTCTATTCCGAATGGAGTTCCGAAGCCGTCCTGGTGATGGAATATCTGGAAGGGGTTTCAATCCGGGAAACGGGATCGTTCGAAAAACTGGGAGCCACCCCGCCCGAGGTGGCCCATCTCGGAGCCAGAAGCATTCTTCTCCAGGTCTTTGTCCACGGATTTTTCCAGGGAGACCCCCATCCCGGGAATGTTCTTGTCCTTCCCGGACACCGGATCGGAATTCTGGATTTTGGGATGTTTGGTTCTCTCTCCCCCGACAGGAGGGATCTTTTAGGGGACCTTCTCGTCAGTCTGGTGGAGCGGGACATCCCCTTCATGATTCGAACGCTTGAAAGACTCCGGGCGCTTCCGGAAGACTTCCGGGAAGAGGATCTTGCCAGTGACATTTCGGCATTTCTGGAAGAGTTCACCAACCGCCCCCTGCAGGAGATCCGGCTGGATCACATGTCCGCCGAGCTGTTCGAACTGGTCCGGACGCACCGGCTGACCCTTCCCCCGGATCTTTCCCTATTGTTCCGGGCCCTGGTCATCATGGAAGGAATAGGCCGGACCCTCGATCCGACCTTCAACATGATCGAAGAAAGCCGTCCCTTCGTCCACAAACTGATCCGGAAGCGATTCGAACCGGAGACAGTCTTCAAAAACGTGCGCTCCGGAACGTTCGTTCTTCTCCGGACGATAGCCCACCTTCCCGCCGAATTCGAAAAACTTGTGACGCGGATTCGCGATGGACGGATTCGGGTTGACTTCAGCCTCCGTCATCTCGAAGATCTCATCGCGGAAATGGACCGGACCGGAAATCGCCTTTCCATTTCCATTCTGGTAGGGTCTCTTGTCATTGGTTCGGCGCTGATTTTCGCGTCCCCCAACGGACCAAAGTTTTTTGGACTCTCCACGATCGGCCTGATGGGTTTTTTCGTCGCGGGGTTCCTGGGGTTCGGACTGATCATTGCGATCCTCCGTTCCCGAAGATTTTAACTCTGTCCGTATCCGTTCCGGACCGTCATCTCTGTCTTCGCGATTTCAGTCCCCCGCGTTCCTCGAGACTGACCCAGGCATGGTCTCCCAGAACCACGTGATCGAGGACCCGGATACCCAGCAATTCTCCGCATTCCTTCAAGCGTTCCGTCAGGCTCCAGTCATCGGAAGAAGGCTCGGGATCTCCGGACGGATGGTTATGCACAAACAAAACTGCCGCCGCGGAATCCCGGATGGCGGGCTGGAAGGCTTCCCTGGGGTGAACCAGCGTCATCGACAGGGAGCCTTCCGAAATCCGGACCGCGTTCTGGAGACGATGCCGCTGGTCGAGGAGCAGAACCCAGAACGACTCTTTTTTCTCATCCCGGAGCCGGGCTCCGAGGATGTCATACACATCCCGGGCACTCCGGATTTCGGGACGAAACGGCCGTGCCTTTCCGGAAACGCGCCTTCCGAGTTCAATCCCGGCCATGATTTGCGATGCCTTGGCAAGCCCCATTCCGGAGAGGGAGGACAGGGCGGAGAATCCGGCCGCCGCAACTCCCTCAAGCCCCCCGTACATCGCCAAAAGCTTCTGCGCCAGAGCGACCGACGATTCTCCCCGGTTACCCACCCGAAGAAGAATGGCCAGAAGTTCGGCGTCATGCAGAGCGGCAGGGCCCCGATCCCTGAGCCGCTCGCGCGGCCGGTCTCCCTCCGACCACTCCCGGACGCAATAGTGTGTTTCGCTCTCCTTCACTCCTTCTCCTCTCCCATCGCCCCATTCTCGCGGATCTTGACGCGGAAGAGTCTAGGACACCCGGGCGGACCTGACCAGTCGTCCGGCAGGGAGAGGCTTTCCCAAAACAGACAAAAATAAGGTGATCAGACTTCGGCGGAAGAGGTTTTCCCGGCGGTCCCGGAGGACACGGATCGTCCGGCACCAAGGAAAAGAGCTCCTCCTGTTCCGACAAACAGAAGAGCCCCCAGCGTATCTGTTGTCCAGTGCCAGCCGAGCACAATGACTCCGATCCAGATCAGGGATGCCCAGATCAATGATCCCGTTCGGCAGCATCGGCAGGCGTTGAAGAGCAGAAGTGCCAGCCAGAAAGCACGAAACGTATGTCCGCTGAAATACGATCCGGGAGTCTTTTCGGCCAGGATGGGCTTCAGATAGTGATCCAGAGGATCGTTGGCAACGTCCGGACCTGGATGGGGTTGAAGAAGACGGATTTTCAGAACATGTTCGAGAAGCATGCCGGACACGAACCAGAATGTCCAGAAAAGAGCTTTTTTCCCGCTGATCGTCCCTCTCCGGAACAGGAACACCACAAGGAAGAGCCCTGCCGGGACCGTCCACTCGGCATTGCCTGTCCGGCAGATGACGCCAAACACCCATGGGAACACGGAGGGAAGGTTGGCGCGCAACCAATGAGCAATGGAGGAGTCGAAAGACCGGAAGACCCCGTCGTTGACGGCGATGGAAAAGACAATCAGAAACAGAAGAAAAAGGACAGCCCA
Encoded here:
- the radC gene encoding RadC family protein is translated as MKESETHYCVREWSEGDRPRERLRDRGPAALHDAELLAILLRVGNRGESSVALAQKLLAMYGGLEGVAAAGFSALSSLSGMGLAKASQIMAGIELGRRVSGKARPFRPEIRSARDVYDILGARLRDEKKESFWVLLLDQRHRLQNAVRISEGSLSMTLVHPREAFQPAIRDSAAAVLFVHNHPSGDPEPSSDDWSLTERLKECGELLGIRVLDHVVLGDHAWVSLEERGGLKSRRQR
- a CDS encoding phosphatase PAP2 family protein, which produces MSGRSLTDSRYAFGWAVLFLLFLIVFSIAVNDGVFRSFDSSIAHWLRANLPSVFPWVFGVICRTGNAEWTVPAGLFLVVFLFRRGTISGKKALFWTFWFVSGMLLEHVLKIRLLQPHPGPDVANDPLDHYLKPILAEKTPGSYFSGHTFRAFWLALLLFNACRCCRTGSLIWASLIWIGVIVLGWHWTTDTLGALLFVGTGGALFLGAGRSVSSGTAGKTSSAEV